The following proteins come from a genomic window of Diprion similis isolate iyDipSimi1 chromosome 8, iyDipSimi1.1, whole genome shotgun sequence:
- the LOC124409271 gene encoding trithorax group protein osa isoform X3, with amino-acid sequence MAATQAESQQNDVHSEVKCIQKHSQLGVNSSVKEFNTNDEVSCNAVLKYVNRGGPNSPSLVEMSQYREDISGHPTAAGAVYSSEQNIGGKSTKEGSLGGDHTSKGETLDTSHPHGFVGNTLGGSGGREYNSDEYSSKQSVSEGSTGHSVSQCESSDEHYLVSKMESPRLSHSNPPVSAGFPGQSPRFLSGQSISQATGPTPTLNQLLQASSPVHRFHSNYPGMGAEPYQQPWPMQRPPVVPPVYPQPGQRPPQTGSPRLHPGPGGPRSPTPMPYPPYTQRYSSTSRPHVPYSHHQLNSYGAQSGHPPSMYSEQRGWNQGGPANPPQMPPNQVNPASRSPQRALSQSPAPPPAASPQPQPPNQSQSFHNMQQRSTTPNAQGIDASELSGQNSNDSSNGPAPGTPNSQGMRPTPSPTGSTGSRSMSPAVGQPNVQMPPRPSSSQSDGSGPARMSHSPMATQGGYQQPLGPSPHMHSYKMNNSGPGVVQPGPGPTGLGGIGSMGGSMAYSTGGAAGQPGYPQNSYPLARPHMQFAQGYPPPSNSQAPPNNQYQPPRPNNMAPQYPPYPHKMGFNSVQTGMPPSPGPPQVYVTGNSPGMAPPGPGGMGGMGSMGPPASSMGPPPPSPNHLGNQPSSGPPSSLGPHSGPHPPAATPPLNHEGSPMPPPSTTPNSHPTSMPTPSSHSSTDLATDTSNDSGITTTASGTSVINVTSTSSGTVTSVITTGPDGTSLDEGSQQSTLSNASAASGEDPALTPKSRKELISGGYHSHPATPQSTVPSPGAASINSMHEEYPDMSSPSWPRTPASPVFNSHVPQDPYRSKKPDSLAKLYEMDDSMDRRTWLDKLVAFMEEKRTPITSCPTISKNPLDLFRLYLYVKERGGFMEVCKVTKNKTWKDIAGLLGIGASSSAAYTLRKHYTKHLLAYECHFDRGGVDPQPIINQVEAGSKKKGTKGTASVPSPEKNSEKTWVTEKGSSNSQDSFPAAGSSSTSMDGYGNYQSGYAGGAPGGPPSDYTPPPPRPPSQSSAPSPHQGMPQGNYQGPGPYQNYSQDQYIRPQGNTMAQQSDFNQPYSPRSHYPPYGGPDAERGYSGGNMPPNSTGVQDLYNRYGSGQQSAGYSTGTPPSGRNSSYPPGPQGHPPNTQQPSTSQPSPPSQSPAASNYSGSQEYYRPEQGGYAGSGSNQMYASASTVSKNMPPPPPGPTQPRRHPDFAKDQQYPPYSQQRPAYPGWPSNTNQYSSGNSNNRVQYSAQAAQPPQPPQPQGTSGASASSSVGGISSPQWGNQQTPRPATQLTGNTVAQHPPPSWDHRYPNQPSPLYPPPSTHQSQLGISPMINQQPAPKREMTFPSDSVEAVTPLLYKRRKLTRAEVAPVEAWRIMMALRSGLLAESCWALDVLNILLFDDSSVSYFGLAHLPGLLDVLLEHFSRSLSDMFESPMGEEEQQWCRTSEGAEVDLGAVSRPVDAEDRIILLSGSNYTFLSRRGRPVKMIPRDDDLFVLDSRRPWDHYPDCEADTEPWQVDANTTKYIVTCFQSELDSVPFARQLRDEKPPLLEKEVESIDVKIEESKIDSMLENVDTFKKSNDCNDKPTTPISERKQFDKKKKIKTLSDVLSRIKKEPVEMNDLTRELFEKKNDGTRKDSENESKANNNIGESLSELSRASGDDNVLPNQNGLSDSLSNLDSEKLTQEEDESLSTKDEQKLNIKDPAGTLKRRRISDYEDESYSRDEASLYLVTESQDGLARRCVCLSTILRNLTFVPGNEIEFAKNVTFLSILGKLLLLHHEHPVRAQKTRNYDREEDADFADSCSSLQGENEWWWDFLHHIRENVLVMAANISGHMDLSQHPEEISRPVLDGLLHWAVCPAAHGQDPFPTVGPTSSLSPQRLALEALCKLCVTESNVDLVVATPPYSRLQRLCSVLTRLLCRSEEQVLREFGVNLLHFLSAADSGVARTVAMQTPCIALLVAFIEQAETTALGVANQHGLAALRDNPESMGTSLDMLRRAAGTLLNLARHPDNRTLLLQHESRLLALVMSQILDQQVAAIVARVLFQCSRGT; translated from the exons ATGGCTGCAACGCAAGCCGAAAGCCAACAAAACGATGTGCATAGTGAAGTGAAATGTATTCAAAAACATTCTCAACTTGGGGTAAATAGCAGCGTAAAGGAATTCAATACCAATGATGAAGTATCCTGTAATGCGGTGCTTAAATATGTGAATCGCGGTGGGCCAAATAGTCCCAGTTTAGTGGAGATGAGTCAATACCGCGAGGACATTAGTGGACACCCTACTGCTGCTGGTGCCGTGTATAGTAGTGAACAAAATATCGGTGGTAAATCAACGAAAGAGGGATCGCTTGGGGGTGATCACACCTCGAAGGGTGAAACACTTGACACAAGTCATCCGCATGGTTTTGTTGGGAACACCTTGGGCGGTAGTGGGGGAAGGGAGTATAACAGTGATGAGTATTCTAGTAAACAATCTGTCAGTGAAGGGAGCACAGGACATTCAGTGAGTCAATGTGAATCTTCTGATGAACATTACCTCGTCTCTAAAATGGAGTCACCGCGCCTCTCTCACTCTAATCCCCCTGTATCTGCTGGATTCCCGGGGCAATCCCCAAGATTTTTATCCGGTCAAAGTATATCCCAAGCCACTGGCCCTACGCCTACGCTTAACCAATTGCTGCAAGCATCAAGCCCCGTTCATCGGTTTCACTCCAACTATCCAGGCATGGGAGCAGAGCCGTATCAGCAGCCGTGGCCCATGCAGCGTCCACCTGTCGTACCGCCGGTTTATCCCCAGCCAGGACAACGCCCCCCGCAAACT GGTTCACCAAGATTACATCCTGGCCCAGGGGGACCAAGGTCCCCAACACCCATGCCATATCCACCCTACACCCAGCGCTACTCATCGACATCCAGACCTCATGTACCGTACAGTCACCATCAG TTGAACTCGTATGGAGCACAAAGCGGGCATCCGCCTAGTATGTATTCAGAACAAAGAGGATGGAATCAGGGAGGTCCCGCTAATCCACCGCAGATGCCACCCAACCAAGTAAACCCAGCAAGTCGGTCTCCGCAGAGAGCATTGTCACAATCTCCAGCACCGCCACCAGCTGCATCACCGCAACCTCAACCGCCGAATCAGTCACAG AGTTTTCATAATATGCAGCAACGATCAACTACACCAAATGCGCAAGGGATTGATGCTAGC GAATTATCTGGTCAAAACAGCAACGATAGTTCAAATGGACCAGCACCGGGGACAccgaattctcagggaatgaGGCCTACCCCATCACCTACAGGGTCCACAGGTTCTCGCTCAATGTCCCCAGCTGTTG GTCAACCAAACGTTCAGATGCCTCCACGTCCATCAAGTAGCCAGTCAGATGGTAGCGGGCCAGCACGCATGAGTCATTCTCCAATGGCAACTCAAG GAGGATATCAACAGCCTTTGGGGCCCTCACCGCACATGCATAGCTACAAAATGAACAACAGCGGCCCTGGCGTTGTCCAACCAGGTCCAGGACCGACCGGCTTGGGTGGAATTGGATCAATGGGAGGAAGTATGGCATACTCAACTGGAGGGGCTGCAGGACAGCCTGGCTACCCGCAGAATTCTTATCCTCTTGCACGTCCTCACATGCAGTTCGCTCAGGGTTATCCACCACCATCTAATTCCCAGGCACCACCAAACAATCAGTATCAGCCACCAAGGCCAAATAATATGGCACCACAGTATCCGCCTTATCCG CATAAAATGGGATTTAACAGTGTGCAGACAGGTATGCCACCTAGTCCTGGACCTCCGCAGGTATACGTTACCGGCAATAGTCCTGGCATGGCACCACCGGGGCCAGGTGGTATGGGTGGTATGGGCAGTATGGGACCACCTGCAAGTTCCATGGGTCCACCACCCCCGTCACCCAATCACTTAGGCAATCAGCCATCGTCTGGACCTCCATCTTCACTTGGGCCACACAGCGGACCGCATCCTCCCGCAGCAACACCACCTTTGAATCATGAAGGAAGCCCTATGCCTCCACCGAGCACAACTCCCAATTCTCATCCTACTTCTATGCCCACACCGAGCAGCCATAGTTCTACAGATCTCGCTACAGATACTTCTAATGATAGTGGGATTACAACGACTGCATCTG GAACATCAGTCATTAATGTGACTTCCACATCAAGTGGTACAGTAACTTCAGTTATAACGACTGGTCCTGATGGTACCTCGTTGGACGAGGGATCGCAGCAATCGACGCTGTCAAATGCTTCAGCGG CCTCTGGAGAAGATCCTGCTCTAACACCAAAGTCTCGCAAAGAATTGATTAGTGGAGGATATCATAGCCATCCTGCTACCCCTCAGAGTACAGTGCCGTCTCCAGGTGCAGCAAGCATTAATTCAATGCACGAAGAGTATCCAGACATGAGCAGCCCAAGCTGGCCACGTACTCCAGCTAGTCCT GTGTTTAACAGTCATGTGCCTCAAGACCCATACAGATCTAAG aaacCGGATAGCTTGGCAAAGCTTTATGAGATGGATGATTCGATGGATCGAAGGACATGGCTAGACAAACTTGTGGCTTTCATGGAGGAAAAGCGTACACCTATCACCAGTTGTCCTACCATCTCCAAGAACCCCCTTGATCTATTCAGATTATACCTCTACGTCAAGGAGAGAGGGGGCTTCATGGAGGTATGCAAG GTTACGAAAAACAAGACATGGAAGGATATAGCAGGTCTACTAGGCATTGGAGCGAGCAGTAGTGCAGCATATACATTGCGGAAGCACTATACAAAGCATCTTCTTGCTTACGAATGTCATTTTGACCGAGGTGGTGTTGATCCTCAGCCGATTATTAACCAAGTCGAAGCTGGATctaagaaaaaaggaactaaAGGAACAGCTTCTGTACCATCGCCag aaaaaaattcagaaaaaacttGGGTTACTGAGAAAG gATCGTCAAACTCCCAGGATTCGTTTCCTGCTGCTGGTTCCAGTAGTACTTCAATGGACGGTTACGGAAACTATCAGAGTGGTTATGCAGGTGGTGCCCCAGGTGGACCTCCATCCGATTAcactccacctccacctcggCCACCCAGTCAAAGCAGTGCACCATCGCCGCATCAAG GAATGCCACAAGGAAATTATCAAGGGCCTGGACCCTACCAGAATTACTCACAGGATCAATATATTAGACCTCAAGGAAACACAATGGCACAACAGAGTGACTTCAACCAGCCATACTCCCCAAGATCCCACTACCCTCCTTATGGCGGACCAGATGCCGAGCG AGGGTATAGTGGAGGAAACATGCCACCAAATAGTACAGGAGTACAGGATCTGTACAATAGGTACGGCAGTGGACAGCAGTCAGCTGGCTATTCTACAGGAACACCACCAAGTGGACGGAATAGCAGCTATCCTCCTGGTCCACAAGGTCATCCACCTAATACGCAGCAACCGTCGACTAGCCAACCTTCACCACCATCCCAGTCACCCGCAGCTTCTAATTATTCGGGATCACAAGAATACTATAGGCCAGAGCAG GGAGGATATGCAGGATCTGGGAGTAACCAAATGTATGCTAGTGCGAGTACAGTGAGCAAAAATATGCCTCCCCCTCCACCAGGACCAACACAACCACGGCGACATCCTGATTTTGCCAAAGACCAACAGTATCCCCCATATAGTCAGCAAAGGCCAGCCTATCCTG gtTGGCCAAGCAATACAAATCAGTATAGCAGTGGTAATAGCAACAATAGGGTTCAATATTCTGCACAAGCAGCACAGCCACCACAACCGCCACAGCCACAAGGGACATCAGGCGCATCAGCATCAAGCAGTGTTGGTGGAATCAGTAGTCCACAGTGGGGAAATCAACAAACCCCAAGGCCTGCAACCCAACTGACTGGGAATACTGTTGCACAACATCCACCACCATCGTGGGATCACAGATATCCCAACCAACCATCCCCACTTTATCCACCTCCTAGTACTCATCAg AGTCAACTAGGAATAAGCCCTATGATAAACCAGCAACCGGCACCAAAAAGGGAGATGACGTTTCCTAGCGATAGTGTGGAAGCTGTCACACCATTGTTGTACAAAAGGCGTAAACTAACGCGAGCTGAAGTTGCCCCTGTCGAGGCGTGGCGAATTATGATGGCACTGAGATCCGGCTTATTGGCTGAAAGCTGCTGGGCGCTGGATGTCctgaatattttactttttgacGATTCTTCG GTCAGTTACTTTGGGTTGGCACATCTTCCAGGACTACTGGATGTATTGTTGGAGCATTTTTCTCGTTCCCTGTCCGATATGTTTGAATCTCCAATGGGTGAGGAAGAACAGCAATGGTGTCGTACATCAGAGGGGGCTGAAGTTGATCTAGGTGCAGTGTCACGACCTGTCGACGCCGAAGACCGTATCATACTTCTGTCTGGTTCCAATTACACATTTTTGTCAAGGCGAGGGCGTCCAGTGAAAATGATACCTCGAGACGatgatttatttgttttgGACTCACGGCGACCTTGGGATCATTATCCAGATTGTGAAGCCGATACGGAACCCTGGCAAGTCGATGCCAATACAACCAAATACATCGTTACATGCTTTCAATCTGAATTGGACAGTGTTCCTTTTGCGAGACAGCTGAGGGACGAAAAACCACCGCTTCTTGAAAAAGAGGTTGAAAGTATTGATGTTAAAATAGAAGAATCCAAAATAGACAGCATGTTAGAAAATGTagatacatttaaaaaatctaatgATTGTAATGACAAGCCCACAACTCCTATTAGTGAACGTAAACAGtttgataaaaagaagaaaattaaaactctTAGCGACGTTTTATCCAGAATTAAGAAAGAACCGGTCGAGATGAACGACCTCACTagagaattatttgaaaaaaagaatgacgGAACGCGAAAGGATTCGGAAAACGAATCCAAAGCCAATAACAATATTGGTGAAAGTTTATCCGAATTATCGAGAGCATCTGGTGACGACAACGTACTTCCCAATCAAAATGGCCTGAGCGATAGCTTGAGCAATTTGGATTCGGAAAAACTGACCCAAGAGGAAGACGAGTCTCTGAGTACAAAAGACGAGCAAAAGTTAAATATCAAAGATCCAGCTGGTACACTAAAAAGGAGGCGGATAAGTGATTACGAGGATGAAAGTTATTCTCGAGATGAAGCCAGCCTGTACCTTGTTACCGAGAGTCAGGATGGGTTAGCACGACGATGTGTTTGTTTGTCTACAATTTTGAGAAACCTGACGTTCGTACCTGGCAACGAAATTGAATTTGCAAAGAATGTTACTTTTCTTAGCATACTTGGTAAGCTTTTACTCCTACACCACGAGCATCCAGTTAGAGCACAAAAAACGAGAAACTACGATCGAGAAGAGGATGCAGACTTTGCGGATTCCTGCAGTAGTTTACAAGGAGAAAATGAATGGTGGTGGGATTTTCTCCATCACATTAGAGAAAATGTACTAGTTATGGCAGCTAATATCTCAGGCCATATGGATCTTAGTCAGCATCCAGAAGAAATATCACGACCAGTACTAGATGGTTTGTTGCATTGGGCCGTGTGCCCGGCGGCCCACGGACAAGATCCGTTTCCTACTGTAGGGCCGACATCGTCGCTCTCTCCACAAAGGTTGGCTTTAGAAGCACTTTGTAAGCTATGTGTTACCGAGAGCAATGTGGACCTGGTTGTAGCTACTCCGCCGTACTCGAGATTGCAACGGCTGTGCTCAGTTCTCACTAGGTTACTCTGCCGTAGCGAAGAACAAGTACTCAGAGAATTCGgagtaaatttattacacttttTGTCAGCGGCAGACAGTGGTGTGGCACGAACAGTGGCGATGCAAACGCCGTGCATTGCTCTGTTGGTCGCATTTATCGAACAAGCAGAAACTACCGCGCTAGGTGTTGCCAATCAGCATGGGTTAGCAGCTTTAAGAGACAATCCCGAATCTATGGGAACTAGTTTGGACATGCTGAGGCGAGCGGCAGGAACTTTGTTGAATCTAGCAAGGCACCCAGATAATAGAACACTGCTCTTGCAGCACGAATCGCGACTTCTCGCGTTAGTCATGAGCCAGATTCTGGATCAACAAGTCGCAGCTATAGTGGCTCGTGTATTATTCCAGTGTTCAAGGGGGACGTAA